Proteins encoded within one genomic window of Arachis ipaensis cultivar K30076 chromosome B08, Araip1.1, whole genome shotgun sequence:
- the LOC107610389 gene encoding putative germin-like protein 9-2, translating to MLFTSFKIVSLMVCVFAMVQTSICGDPDILGDFIAPAGVPINGSFFTFTGMREWVGQTGSPSYFQYLRASKDEFPALDGLSVSTILLGFRPGDVSPPHVHPRASELLLVVQGNLLVGFVDTNNKLYTSRLQTGDMFVFPKGLIHFQLNEDTENPAFSISSLGSASPGLILVPNNLFNTSATIDDRVMALSFKTNVSTIHLLEKALSTPYN from the coding sequence ATGTTGTTCACTAGCTTCAAAATTGTTTCATTGATGGTTTGTGTATTTGCCATGGTGCAAACATCAATATGTGGTGATCCAGATATCCTTGGTGACTTCATAGCCCCGGCCGGTGTCCCTATTAACGGGAGCTTCTTCACCTTCACCGGCATGCGCGAATGGGTTGGACAAACCGGTTCGCCCTCATATTTTCAGTATTTGAGGGCAAGCAAGGATGAATTCCCAGCCTTGGATGGGCTGAGTGTGTCCACCATTCTCCTTGGATTCCGTCCGGGGGACGTTAGCCCCCCGCACGTGCACCCTCGCGCGTCGGAGCTGCTCCTTGTTGTTCAAGGGAATCTTCTAGTTGGATTTGTAGACACAAATAACAAACTTTACACTAGTAGACTTCAAACTGGGGACATGTTTGTGTTCCCAAAAGGACTTATCCACTTTCAACTAAATGAAGATACCGAAAACCCTGCTTTCTCTATTTCTTCTTTGGGTAGTGCTAGTCCTGGCCTTATATTAGTTCCCAATAACTTATTTAACACCTCTGCTACCATTGATGACAGAGTTATGGCTTTGTCCTTTAAGACTAATGTTTCCACCATCCATTTATTGGAGAAAGCTCTATCAACCCCTTACAACTAA
- the LOC107610388 gene encoding chaperone protein dnaJ 8, chloroplastic-like: KFLINKYIWSFVVFQYHPDVCRGSKCGVQFHQINQAYDVVMSNLRGESNEMEMEMYEACDDDAGIDEAMRGMNDPDWDLWEEWMGWEGAGIRDYSSHINPYI, translated from the exons aaattcttaattaataaatatatttgGTCTTTTGTTGTGTTTCAGTACCATCCAGATGTATGCAGAGGGAGCAAATGCGGGGTGCAGTTTCACCAAATCAACCAGGCTTATGAT GTTGTAATGTCCAATTTGAGAGGAGAATCCAAtgaaatggaaatggaaatgTACGAAGCATGCGATGATGATGCAGGCATCGACGAAGCAATGAGGGGAATGAATGATCCAGATTGGGACCTGTGGGAAGAGTGGATGGGATGGGAAGGAGCAGGAATTCGTGATTATTCATCTCACATTAATCCTTACATTTGA